A stretch of the Nerophis ophidion isolate RoL-2023_Sa linkage group LG27, RoL_Noph_v1.0, whole genome shotgun sequence genome encodes the following:
- the srsf6b gene encoding serine and arginine rich splicing factor 6b isoform X3, with translation MPRVYIGRLSYHVREKDIQRFFGGFGKLLEVDLKNGYGFVEFEDNRDADDAVYECNGKELCGERVIVEHARGPRRTRESYGGGYSSSRSNTGREKYGPPVRTEYRLTVENLSSRCSWQDLKDFMRQAGEVTYADAHKERANEGVIEFRNKSDMKHAMDKFDGMEINGRKIRLVEDRPRRRRSYSGSRSRSRSRRRSRSRSRRSRSSRSPSRSKSRSGSRSNKRSKSGDRKSTSRRRRSPSRSKSKSKSRSRSHRSGSPSPVRKSKSRSKSRSKSRSKVRSERDSRSRSKEETEQKSRSRSPSPVENGNEEREAKSASRSPSPREDERQSRSRSRSKSKSRSKSREKRSVSGSRSRSASQD, from the exons ATGCCGCGTGTTTACATAGGACGACTGAGCTATCATGTCCGCGAAAAAGACATCCAGCGGTTCTTTGGCGGATTCGGAAAGCTCTTGGAAGTCGATTTAAAAAATGG ATACGGATTTGTGGAGTTTGAAGACAACCGGGACGCCGACGACGCCGTGTACGAGTGCAACGGCAAGGAGCTGTGCGGCGAGCGGGTGATCGTGGAGCACGCCCGCGGGCCACGTCGCACCCGCGAGAGCTACG GCGGCGGTTACAGCAGCAGCCGCAGCAACACCGGCAGAGAGAAGTACGGACCCCCCGTCCGTACCGAATACCGTCTGACGGTGGAGAACTTATCCAGCCGCTGCAGTTGGCAGGACCTCAAG GACTTCATGCGGCAGGCGGGAGAGGTCACCTACGCCGACGCCCACAAGGAGCGCGCCAACGAGGGCGTGATCGAGTTCCGCAACAAGTCGGACATGAAGCACGCCATGGACAAGTTTGACGGCATGGAAATCAACGGGAGAAAGATCCGCCTGGTGGAGGACCGTCCTCGCAGGCGCAGGTCCTACTCCGGCAGCCGCTCCAG ATCTCGCAGCCGCCGGCGTTCCCGCAGCAGGAGCCGCAGGAGCCGAAGCTCCAGGAGTCCATCCAGATCCAAATCCAG GTCCGGTTCCCGTAGCAACAAGCGCTCCAAGTCTGGGGACCGCAAGTCCACCTCTCGAAGACGCAGGTCGCCCTCgcgctccaagtccaagtccaagtcccgCTCCCGCTCGCACAGGTCCGGCTCTCCGTCCCCGGTGCGCAAGTCCAAGTCCCGCTCAAAGAGTCGCTCCAAGAGTCGCTCCAAGGTCCGGTCCGAGCGAGACTCTCGGAGTCGGTCCAAGGAGGAGACGGAGCAGAAGTCCCGCAGTCGCTCGCCCTCCCCTGTGGAGAACGGGAACGAGGAGAGGGAGGCAAAGTCTGCGTCCCGCTCCCCGTCTCCCCGGGAGGACGAGCGCCAGTCCAGGTCCAGGTCcaggtccaagtccaagtccaggtcCAAGTCCAGAGAGAAGCGCTCAGTGTCTGGCTCCAGGTCTAGATCTGCTTCTCAGGATTAG
- the srsf6b gene encoding serine and arginine rich splicing factor 6b isoform X2, which translates to MPRVYIGRLSYHVREKDIQRFFGGFGKLLEVDLKNGYGFVEFEDNRDADDAVYECNGKELCGERVIVEHARGPRRTRESYGGGGGYSSSRSNTGREKYGPPVRTEYRLTVENLSSRCSWQDLKDFMRQAGEVTYADAHKERANEGVIEFRNKSDMKHAMDKFDGMEINGRKIRLVEDRPRRRRSYSGSRSRSRSRRRSRSRSRRSRSSRSPSRSKSRSGSRSNKRSKSGDRKSTSRRRRSPSRSKSKSKSRSRSHRSGSPSPVRKSKSRSKSRSKSRSKVRSERDSRSRSKEETEQKSRSRSPSPVENGNEEREAKSASRSPSPREDERQSRSRSRSKSKSRSKSREKRSVSGSRSRSASQD; encoded by the exons ATGCCGCGTGTTTACATAGGACGACTGAGCTATCATGTCCGCGAAAAAGACATCCAGCGGTTCTTTGGCGGATTCGGAAAGCTCTTGGAAGTCGATTTAAAAAATGG ATACGGATTTGTGGAGTTTGAAGACAACCGGGACGCCGACGACGCCGTGTACGAGTGCAACGGCAAGGAGCTGTGCGGCGAGCGGGTGATCGTGGAGCACGCCCGCGGGCCACGTCGCACCCGCGAGAGCTACGGTGGGG GCGGCGGTTACAGCAGCAGCCGCAGCAACACCGGCAGAGAGAAGTACGGACCCCCCGTCCGTACCGAATACCGTCTGACGGTGGAGAACTTATCCAGCCGCTGCAGTTGGCAGGACCTCAAG GACTTCATGCGGCAGGCGGGAGAGGTCACCTACGCCGACGCCCACAAGGAGCGCGCCAACGAGGGCGTGATCGAGTTCCGCAACAAGTCGGACATGAAGCACGCCATGGACAAGTTTGACGGCATGGAAATCAACGGGAGAAAGATCCGCCTGGTGGAGGACCGTCCTCGCAGGCGCAGGTCCTACTCCGGCAGCCGCTCCAG ATCTCGCAGCCGCCGGCGTTCCCGCAGCAGGAGCCGCAGGAGCCGAAGCTCCAGGAGTCCATCCAGATCCAAATCCAG GTCCGGTTCCCGTAGCAACAAGCGCTCCAAGTCTGGGGACCGCAAGTCCACCTCTCGAAGACGCAGGTCGCCCTCgcgctccaagtccaagtccaagtcccgCTCCCGCTCGCACAGGTCCGGCTCTCCGTCCCCGGTGCGCAAGTCCAAGTCCCGCTCAAAGAGTCGCTCCAAGAGTCGCTCCAAGGTCCGGTCCGAGCGAGACTCTCGGAGTCGGTCCAAGGAGGAGACGGAGCAGAAGTCCCGCAGTCGCTCGCCCTCCCCTGTGGAGAACGGGAACGAGGAGAGGGAGGCAAAGTCTGCGTCCCGCTCCCCGTCTCCCCGGGAGGACGAGCGCCAGTCCAGGTCCAGGTCcaggtccaagtccaagtccaggtcCAAGTCCAGAGAGAAGCGCTCAGTGTCTGGCTCCAGGTCTAGATCTGCTTCTCAGGATTAG
- the srsf6b gene encoding serine and arginine rich splicing factor 6b isoform X1: MPRVYIGRLSYHVREKDIQRFFGGFGKLLEVDLKNGYGFVEFEDNRDADDAVYECNGKELCGERVIVEHARGPRRTRESYGGGQWGDRRSGGYSSSRSNTGREKYGPPVRTEYRLTVENLSSRCSWQDLKDFMRQAGEVTYADAHKERANEGVIEFRNKSDMKHAMDKFDGMEINGRKIRLVEDRPRRRRSYSGSRSRSRSRRRSRSRSRRSRSSRSPSRSKSRSGSRSNKRSKSGDRKSTSRRRRSPSRSKSKSKSRSRSHRSGSPSPVRKSKSRSKSRSKSRSKVRSERDSRSRSKEETEQKSRSRSPSPVENGNEEREAKSASRSPSPREDERQSRSRSRSKSKSRSKSREKRSVSGSRSRSASQD; the protein is encoded by the exons ATGCCGCGTGTTTACATAGGACGACTGAGCTATCATGTCCGCGAAAAAGACATCCAGCGGTTCTTTGGCGGATTCGGAAAGCTCTTGGAAGTCGATTTAAAAAATGG ATACGGATTTGTGGAGTTTGAAGACAACCGGGACGCCGACGACGCCGTGTACGAGTGCAACGGCAAGGAGCTGTGCGGCGAGCGGGTGATCGTGGAGCACGCCCGCGGGCCACGTCGCACCCGCGAGAGCTACGGTGGGGGTCAGTGGGGTGATCGGCGCA GCGGCGGTTACAGCAGCAGCCGCAGCAACACCGGCAGAGAGAAGTACGGACCCCCCGTCCGTACCGAATACCGTCTGACGGTGGAGAACTTATCCAGCCGCTGCAGTTGGCAGGACCTCAAG GACTTCATGCGGCAGGCGGGAGAGGTCACCTACGCCGACGCCCACAAGGAGCGCGCCAACGAGGGCGTGATCGAGTTCCGCAACAAGTCGGACATGAAGCACGCCATGGACAAGTTTGACGGCATGGAAATCAACGGGAGAAAGATCCGCCTGGTGGAGGACCGTCCTCGCAGGCGCAGGTCCTACTCCGGCAGCCGCTCCAG ATCTCGCAGCCGCCGGCGTTCCCGCAGCAGGAGCCGCAGGAGCCGAAGCTCCAGGAGTCCATCCAGATCCAAATCCAG GTCCGGTTCCCGTAGCAACAAGCGCTCCAAGTCTGGGGACCGCAAGTCCACCTCTCGAAGACGCAGGTCGCCCTCgcgctccaagtccaagtccaagtcccgCTCCCGCTCGCACAGGTCCGGCTCTCCGTCCCCGGTGCGCAAGTCCAAGTCCCGCTCAAAGAGTCGCTCCAAGAGTCGCTCCAAGGTCCGGTCCGAGCGAGACTCTCGGAGTCGGTCCAAGGAGGAGACGGAGCAGAAGTCCCGCAGTCGCTCGCCCTCCCCTGTGGAGAACGGGAACGAGGAGAGGGAGGCAAAGTCTGCGTCCCGCTCCCCGTCTCCCCGGGAGGACGAGCGCCAGTCCAGGTCCAGGTCcaggtccaagtccaagtccaggtcCAAGTCCAGAGAGAAGCGCTCAGTGTCTGGCTCCAGGTCTAGATCTGCTTCTCAGGATTAG